A single window of Leptospira semungkisensis DNA harbors:
- a CDS encoding alpha-glucosidase, which yields MDSESRSTVASKRKKAAEGSARLLKKSTPAGRTKKIDADWWKNAVVYQIYPRSFKDSNGDGVGDLQGIIQKLDYLNDGTPNSLGIDAIWLSPIYPSPMFDFGYDISDYENIDPVFGDLDTFKRLLKEAHKRKIRIIMDLVANHTSHLHPWFLESRSSKDNPKRDWYIWKDPVKGGTPNNWMGTFGGKAWTYDTTTEQYYYHSFLAEQPDLNWRNPEVKKAIFNMVRFWLDMGVDGFRLDVVNLFVKDAELRSNPRKRWIARPFDQQNHLYDRDRPEMHDILKDLRKLLDSYGDKMSVGEVMMEPPGTSALPASYYGDKGDELHLAFNFAFFYTPWKAEKFRDVIKEWEKYLRERGWPNYTLSNHDFRRHITRYAKGRETVHRAKIAAMMLLTLRGTPFLYYGEELGMMDERVPKNRIKDPVGIRYWPVYPSRDNCRLPMCWSGDKNGGFSENEPWLPVFSQHDFINVETQSRSIDSLLNFYKKLIWLRKGNEILKKGTLALDYDSPPGVLQYTREYDKKKCLIILNFENESKKIVANANRTAQILISTHRKPEKMEIPVVFEIAPYEGMVLEY from the coding sequence ATGGATTCGGAAAGTCGTTCCACAGTCGCTTCTAAAAGAAAGAAAGCAGCCGAGGGTTCCGCTCGGCTTCTCAAGAAGTCTACTCCCGCTGGCCGTACAAAGAAAATAGATGCGGATTGGTGGAAGAACGCGGTCGTTTATCAGATCTATCCAAGGAGTTTTAAGGATTCCAATGGAGATGGGGTAGGCGATTTACAAGGTATCATCCAAAAACTAGATTATCTCAATGATGGGACTCCGAATTCCCTGGGCATCGATGCCATCTGGCTTTCTCCTATATATCCTTCCCCAATGTTCGATTTCGGATATGATATTTCCGATTATGAAAACATCGATCCTGTTTTCGGGGACTTAGATACGTTCAAACGTTTATTAAAAGAAGCTCATAAACGAAAGATCCGCATCATCATGGACCTAGTTGCGAATCATACTTCTCATTTGCATCCATGGTTTCTTGAATCTCGTTCTTCTAAAGATAATCCTAAGAGAGATTGGTATATTTGGAAGGATCCTGTCAAAGGGGGAACTCCGAATAATTGGATGGGAACCTTTGGTGGAAAAGCTTGGACCTACGATACGACCACTGAGCAATACTATTATCATTCATTCTTAGCTGAACAACCTGACTTAAATTGGAGAAATCCCGAAGTCAAGAAGGCGATCTTCAATATGGTTCGCTTCTGGTTAGATATGGGAGTGGATGGTTTCCGTTTGGATGTGGTGAATCTCTTCGTGAAGGATGCCGAACTCAGAAGCAATCCTCGCAAGAGATGGATCGCAAGACCATTCGATCAGCAAAACCATCTTTATGATCGGGACCGTCCTGAGATGCACGATATCCTAAAGGATCTCCGTAAACTCTTAGATTCTTACGGAGACAAGATGTCCGTGGGAGAAGTGATGATGGAGCCTCCGGGTACTAGTGCTCTTCCTGCTTCGTATTACGGAGACAAGGGAGACGAACTCCATCTTGCATTTAACTTCGCTTTCTTTTACACTCCTTGGAAGGCAGAAAAATTCAGAGATGTCATCAAAGAATGGGAGAAGTATCTCCGAGAACGTGGCTGGCCCAATTATACATTAAGTAATCATGATTTTCGACGCCATATCACTAGATATGCCAAGGGAAGAGAGACCGTTCATCGCGCCAAGATCGCTGCTATGATGCTTCTTACCTTGAGAGGAACTCCTTTCCTATATTATGGAGAGGAACTCGGAATGATGGACGAGAGAGTTCCGAAGAATAGGATCAAGGATCCTGTAGGAATTCGTTATTGGCCGGTGTATCCTAGCCGAGACAATTGCCGCCTTCCTATGTGCTGGTCCGGAGATAAGAACGGAGGATTCAGTGAGAATGAACCTTGGCTTCCTGTTTTTTCTCAGCACGATTTTATCAACGTAGAAACTCAGTCTCGCAGTATAGATAGTCTTTTAAACTTTTATAAAAAACTAATATGGCTTCGAAAAGGAAACGAGATCCTTAAGAAAGGAACTCTCGCTCTGGATTACGATTCTCCTCCAGGAGTATTGCAATACACTAGAGAATACGATAAGAAGAAGTGCCTGATCATTCTCAACTTCGAGAACGAATCCAAGAAGATCGTGGCGAACGCAAATCGTACTGCACAAATCCTCATTTCAACCCATAGAAAACCGGAAAAGATGGAGATCCCTGTGGTCTTCGAGATCGCTCCTTACGAAGGAATGGTTCTAGAATATTAA